A region of Desulfocurvus vexinensis DSM 17965 DNA encodes the following proteins:
- a CDS encoding methyl-accepting chemotaxis protein: LALNAAIEAARAGDAGRGFAVVADEVRKLAEKTMHATQEVGNAIGAIQDSTKKSIHSMEQTAGVVGDSTRLASEAGQSLVEIIRIIEGTADQVRAIATASEEQSAASEQINRGTEEINRISSETAEAMNQSALAMQDIARLSDQLRNLIDELKSA; this comes from the coding sequence TTGGCGCTCAACGCGGCCATCGAGGCCGCGCGCGCGGGCGACGCGGGCCGGGGCTTCGCCGTGGTGGCCGACGAGGTGCGCAAGCTGGCCGAGAAGACCATGCACGCCACCCAGGAGGTGGGCAACGCCATCGGCGCCATCCAGGACAGCACGAAGAAGAGCATCCACTCCATGGAGCAGACCGCCGGGGTGGTGGGCGACAGCACCCGGCTGGCCAGCGAGGCCGGGCAGTCGCTGGTCGAGATCATCCGCATCATCGAGGGCACCGCCGACCAGGTCCGGGCCATCGCCACGGCCAGCGAGGAGCAGTCCGCCGCCAGCGAACAGATCAACCGCGGCACCGAGGAGATCAACCGCATCTCCTCGGAAACCGCCGAGGCCATGAACCAATCGGCCCTGGCCATGCAGGACATCGCGCGCCTGTCGGACCAGTTGCGCAAC